The Carassius gibelio isolate Cgi1373 ecotype wild population from Czech Republic chromosome A8, carGib1.2-hapl.c, whole genome shotgun sequence genome contains the following window.
TCACGGCCATGTTGGAGAAGGAACGAGACAGACTACTGAAACAGGTAACCTGGCAACGCAGCCAAAACATATGTACACATGCACAAACTGCACTGTTATAAATACAACTGAAACTGCTAGATAAATGCAATCACAGCACCCTGTGCCAGCAGATTCTGTGTGGCTTTGTTGTGAAACAGTGTTGGCGCAGATCTCTTTTCTACAGAGGAAAGGCTCCATTGTGTTTATGGCCTGTGGTAGAGGAGAGTCCATccgcctctgtgtgtgtgtgtatgtgtgtgtgaagacattccattgtgtgtttgtgtttttataggATTAGGATAAGGTTATATTAAGGTCAAAATACAGACTCCAGTATAATGTAAAAGGCCCTTCCTGTCCTGCCCTGGGTTTTCcttgcacacacactcatttttttctttcttggatGCTTGTCCATGACTCTCTCACATTCTGCAGCTCATAGGGTCTGCAAAGAGTCTTAAAAATATTCATAAGTTTTGTTTCTGGCAGGAAGAAGCaagtagaaattttttttttttcaagaatgtaGAATTCATCTTCAATGTTGTCTGAAGTCTTACATCTATATAATGCCTAGTGCTATTCCTTGTGACTTTATTAGTATTTTTCACACTTTAAAGTGACGTCTCTCGCTTTTCTTCTTCACAGCTGGAGTTTGAGAGGGCTCAAGTTGAACGTTTAGAACGTGAGAGGTCAGTCCTTTCGAATCAAGCTGAGGAGGATTTAGCGCAGCAGCAGCAGTTATCCTCAACCCTGGCGAAAGAATGTCAGAAGGCTACAGCACGGGCAGAGGAGGAGAGCCAGCGGGTTGCGGAGCTCACCCGCCAGCTGGAACAGGAGAGCAGTACTATCAAAACCCTAAAGGGGGAGCTGGAGAGCGAACGCACTCATGTTCAGCAGATAGAGGCGCGAGGTGAGAGAAAGCTGGCCGAATTGGAAACAGAGTGCGAGCAGATGAGAGGGAAATTACAGAAGGAAGAAAAACGATATCAGGAGCTTTTGCATAAGTTCAATAGTCTAAAGAAAGAGTTGGATgaaatgaaagaaagagaaaaggcaGGGCTGGAGAAGGACAATGAAGAAAAGGTAAAAACTCCAGCTTTCAAATCTGCCTCAAATTCAGCAGACAAGAAAGCTACCACAGGTATCACGCCTCCTCTTAGTCAAACCGAAGTCGATGGCAAAACCATTGCATCTAAATCATCTCCACCACCCAAGCTAAATGGTCACCACACTCCCAGAGAACCAGAGTCTCCAGCAGACGAGAGGTGCAAGGAAGAGGGATCGGTGGACTTTGGGGTAGTGCTCCCTGGAGGAAGTGGAGCCTTGCAGTGTCTCTCCCCCAGCAGTCCTGCCTCATCCTCCCTTAGCTCATCTCCTTGCTCTTCCCCAGTTCTGACCAAACGTCTGGCCTCTCTAGGCTGCTCTAGTCCGACTTATCCATCCTCCTTCCAAGCCAGCATCAACCAGCGATTCCAAGCAGCACGCCACAAGTTTCAGCAACAAGCTGAGGCAGACCACAAACACGACGTATCCATTGTCCACTCGCCTCGAGACCTCTCTCCTACTGCGGCTGTTCCTACTACTCCAGACAATTCTGCGGCAAAGCAGATTGCCCGCAACACTGTCACTCAGGTGCTGTCACGGTTCACGAGCCAACAAGTGGCAAGTAAACTCCCTCCGTCCAACAGCTCACCCTTTGGCACTGATTACCGCAATCTGGCCTCAGCCTCCTCACCAACAGGGAAGAGCCCAGGGCTTCTTTCACCAGGGATCCGCTCACCAATAATCCCTAGGGCGGAGAAGATTCATCCATCCCctgttgctcaaaaaaaacaaggTGGCAACCAGTCTCCTGGCTCACCGGTTCTTTCTGGCAGAGCCAGCCACTTCCCTGAGCTCTCTGGGAGCTGTGGTCTCACCAGTGGTCAGGAAGATGCAAAAGAGTTTGACTTGGTCATGTCATCATCTACTTAACCAGCCTAGGGTCCACAACCTGTCCTTAGCCTTCTCCACTCCATTCCCTCCAGTGACATCTAAAACACTCTTCAGAGAACCTTCTTTTGTTAGTTTTCACTCTTGTCATGTCATAGTTGTCTATTCTTGTCCGTAAGAgggtagttcaccaaaaaatgaaaaatctgtcgttatttactcacccacatgccTTTATGACCTTTTTGGATCCTGGATTTTCAGCGTAGGGACAGAAACCAGTCATTTTGATGATTAATCAAAGTCTTACAGGTCggaaacaaaatgagggtgagtaaatagacagaattttcatttttgggtgaacagtcATTTTAAGTATCTCATTTTGGATGACTCCTATCAGAAACTGAAACAACGGTCTTGGAACCTCCACAAATAAGTTAGTGTTAAAGAAAGAGATCCAGAATGTGCAGTGATGTGATACTCCAGAACTGAAAACCATTGGTCTGAAACGGTAGCCACCCCTACTCCTGGAGTGCTACCTTTCTGCAAAATTTTGCTCAAactttaatcaaacacacctgaaccagcttacCAAGGTGTTTATTATTACTTGAAGATTAAAGGCAGGTTGTGTTGGAACTGAGCTCTGCAGGAAGGTAGTTCTCTAGGAGCACGGTTGGTTACACCTGCTCCAGTGTACCTTGTGTTTTTACCATCAATCAACCTCTCAAAAACTACTTCTATTCAAATACAACAACCTCCAAAATACTACTCCTACTGAGATTGAATCtatttaaacacaattttaatcatgttctgtttttattttttagaaattatatatatttatctttaagTGTTATTCATTATTTGCCCATTCCTGGTGACATGCACAGAtaaaaatataagtatataaagtaaaaactgtGCTAAGCAAATAGTGATTAGTCTTCAACCAATCGGTCGGTCTTAGGCGAGCTATGAGAGCTAAGAGTTGGCTGGTGACTGTCGTTTATGGTAAATATGTAAACTATTGGTTTTCTGAAAAGCAGTAATATATGATGTGCAGTTGCTGTTCATTTCTTGAGTCTATGCCAAAATCAAGGAAATATGAACTGATATGAAATGGTCATGGAAAACCTCTGTCCTAGTGTATTGCACCATGACTTCATCGTCCTCTAGTGTCAGTCTGAAGTGCTGCTCAGGAAGCTGCCACCTGGTGTTTGGGCAGCATTCAGCATCAGCCAAGCTAGAATACCTTCTCTGTAAATGAAGATTCAAAATGCTTGTTTATATGCCACACAAATTCTTGTCATGTGACATTATAGTCGACAATATTTACAATTAAGttaaaatgttctgttctgtgaatgtaattCTGGGTCCAACAACTATGCCTGGATGTATTACTCCATCactgatttttttgtttatacTGGTCAgtcttatatttaaattttaatttaattaaacattacgtAGAACCTATAGCACCAGTTTACATGATTCACCCCCAGGGTAAAAGCACAAATGAGTATTGTCATCATTTAATGATTACTTTACCCTGggactttattttatttcctacCTGTACGTCCTTCTTTAAGTCTTTTGGCATTTAAACCTTTCACTATGAAAACAGATATGATTTTATCTCTTGCTGGCATGAAGGTATTgctcacattattacagtataCAATCTTAACTTGCTTACAAGAGAACATAGTATTTGGGGTTTTATGAGTAAATGGGGTGCATGTATTGGTCCTGTCCTACTGTCattcaatgtttttgtttttaaatacctCACCATTTCACCTACTGTACTGAAAACTTTGTAAGTagcaggtcttttttttttttttttgcatcaataaACCTGAACAGAAACTTGGAATTTTTATATTTCTACCCAAGACTTTCAAAGAACAGGTTCTAATCTTTTAGCTAGTTAGATGAAAATAGTTTcttaaataaattgcatttttccatATGGTTTTTACAGCAAATTAGCAGTGTTGAATTTATCACCAGcaactatattattttttttatgcaattgatAGAAATGTGAATAAAGTCCTCACCCTAAGAAAATCATGAAAGATAAGAGTAAATCTGTCTATCCTTCAGGTACAAACACAAGAGTTCACACAATAAAGGCTCAGCAGTATCCATTGAGTAATTTTGGTGCCATTTACTGTGAGCAGACATTACGTTTGCATgaattacactgaaaaaataaaggtTATGAGAGACAGAGAATATGCTAATCTTAAAGAATGGGTGTATTTTACAGAGGATCATTGATGGAACAGTCAAGACAAACAAGGTTAACGTGAAAGCAGTATCGCAGAGACATGCAGTTGCAACACTGATGGAGCCCTCAGTGCtctggacagagagacagatttacTGTGTGGGTTGTGGATATGTTGCAGACTGTGGACACCTTAAATGCATCACAAGTACCTGTTACAGATAGTCTGAACCTCTATACGTGAAATCAATTCAGCtggtgtataaatataaaaatcaataattaatcTGGGTGTCTTTGCCACCAAAGAGGATTATCCATGGATTTATTTACTATGTCTTTTGGGGTTATTAAACCATTTTAGTTTAGCAGACTGTGAGTCACTGCTAGACAAAGACACAGTGAGAGCAGTTAAGACAGATGGCCATTCCAAACCCAGACACAAAGCCCAttcccctcctctcctctcctgaccTCATGCATTCCCTGTTGGAGCCTGGAGAGTTGAGGTTGTCAGTAGGTGGAGGAGGTGGAAAAGGTGAGATTGTCGTCTGACTGGGGTTTGGAGATACAGTGAGTGAGACATTACTTATCCACCATTTCAAAACACAAAACCGTTTGCACAAGCATTGCAGCTGTcacagttcacaaaaaaaaaaaagacaaaaatcaaAACAATACAAACTCTTCGAGTGACTTGCGAGCAGGTAAATGGGAGAAAACCATCAATTGCCGATAATTTAGATCCACGATTCTCTCCGAGTTCTCATTCGAACCTCATCCACGGCTGAGACCCATTCATTAATGACAAAGTCGAATGGAATCACATCCTGTGTTAAACCAGAAATagtttttttgacttttttttttttattataatttgatttttttttggggAGGCTTCTTCATTTTGAGCATACAGCATGTGGTGTTCTGAGCGCCGGCTCCACACTTGAACAGAAGGAAGAGGAACTGGGTCGATTTCTAAGCGTTTTGCATCTC
Protein-coding sequences here:
- the LOC128018579 gene encoding CTTNBP2 N-terminal-like protein produces the protein MKGSRMNVETLSKAELLMLLSILEGELEAQDVVIHTLRAQQRDAFVQERYGHYDLRDPFIALLRDSELSQAQDDGRQTPVCLNPLGVLKLVMAHCTNMKEKLLKQLAAAERSHRRVIADLEEEKQRRAQDNAAGDDITAMLEKERDRLLKQLEFERAQVERLERERSVLSNQAEEDLAQQQQLSSTLAKECQKATARAEEESQRVAELTRQLEQESSTIKTLKGELESERTHVQQIEARGERKLAELETECEQMRGKLQKEEKRYQELLHKFNSLKKELDEMKEREKAGLEKDNEEKVKTPAFKSASNSADKKATTGITPPLSQTEVDGKTIASKSSPPPKLNGHHTPREPESPADERCKEEGSVDFGVVLPGGSGALQCLSPSSPASSSLSSSPCSSPVLTKRLASLGCSSPTYPSSFQASINQRFQAARHKFQQQAEADHKHDVSIVHSPRDLSPTAAVPTTPDNSAAKQIARNTVTQVLSRFTSQQVASKLPPSNSSPFGTDYRNLASASSPTGKSPGLLSPGIRSPIIPRAEKIHPSPVAQKKQGGNQSPGSPVLSGRASHFPELSGSCGLTSGQEDAKEFDLVMSSST